The genomic region TTGGGTCAAGGCTTCTTTGGTTTCATGATCTGTTAAGTCTCTCAAATTTTGAACGGTTTCTCGAACATTTTCCTTGGTCCGATCATCAAAAATATCCTGAACAGCGGTTCGAAATTCGCCGACCAATTTCAAAGCCTCTGAGACCACATCATTCAAGGCAAGAGGTTCTTCCCCTCGAACCTTATCCCATGCAACATAAGGTTCTGCCGTTGCCGATTTGGATAAAAACTCCAAATACTTCTCACCCATGATTCCGAGAGAATTAATAATGAGTCTCCCATCTTTTCGAATGATAATCCCCTTTCGAATGTCCATGTGGATATAGACATCGTTGGATTGATCTTGCGCAAATTCAATGGATTGAACTTTACCCACTTCTACGCCTGATAAACGAACGGGGGCCCCGACTACCACTCCATTGGTAAAATGGAAAACAGCCGTGAGTCGATAGGTATTGTGAAGAAGACGGGCGCTGCGAAATCCAAAAAGAAGAATCATGGTTCCCAGAACCATCAACCCTACAAATACAAATAAACCGACCTTCACCTCCACTCGTACTCGCGACATGATGGCCCTCCAATGATCAAAA from Chlamydiota bacterium harbors:
- a CDS encoding MCE family protein; its protein translation is MSRVRVEVKVGLFVFVGLMVLGTMILLFGFRSARLLHNTYRLTAVFHFTNGVVVGAPVRLSGVEVGKVQSIEFAQDQSNDVYIHMDIRKGIIIRKDGRLIINSLGIMGEKYLEFLSKSATAEPYVAWDKVRGEEPLALNDVVSEALKLVGEFRTAVQDIFDDRTKENVRETVQNLRDLTDHETKEALTQSLKNIARLTGPQTRKKLRVALGEFGETASSMKTVINENRENIQAILEKWKRISESLDGVMSDLKMAKGTLGLLVSSPTVHNSLHETLENINAWITSVRRHGLLYKEKDLDSKSGSAGAAQSEENKGYFYKRK